A region of Toxorhynchites rutilus septentrionalis strain SRP chromosome 1, ASM2978413v1, whole genome shotgun sequence DNA encodes the following proteins:
- the LOC129772247 gene encoding uncharacterized protein LOC129772247 — MLIGSMSRYVLPRSHMLLLNRAGALKSRKVFSRSSTVMWPASNIHTHPYVGAKKFTDTENDYAREILLSSIVAAPNVVAALRAPESTQQFDEIIDWEPLSDRELLDQFHQVVEICARDDELCISDERFDSFVHSFVSKMPQFDEEQLVETLKLLVKLGPTPNINTRNYSQIWEATDKACLAKVPSWNTEKLLFMADQWYPLRLAKVGKFVGKAVFKISSKLRKLNKDDLVRTVFYINLTRVPVENMIDIELNLKNNFYRFDIDDLAILCMGFFKTQTPIRSVELISKIYQLTMHNASTVKDISLAAILKLLRYSSRIPHAQCMEQFLTVFTPEVPRISLFCCLHLALLGSDIHLGHQPCLEAVIERFIKDIKLLRLKDMERIAFAIAQNNMTHTDNRDITLLSAILDEMPSRIDEITTYPKSYLTLLHFLTLKDVYREELITAAFEPRFLHMTYGRNVASAGREVISLDGYLRINLRDGGKYSGNYFPEKQFKIIAKMTQDYIPSREYRLSKSDRMLLEILETLQKRHKFAHITHLLPHYQRPDVALLWDSNQRQLLDVASRCPKQYSGNILSRQFLLKDDSDRQELKLISIVAGSWNCYIRGQDRVTGGFAMKLKQLRLIGFEPVVIPWYEWPINSEEAMDTYLFEKLNPLLEQQ; from the exons ATGCTGATCGGAAGCATGAGCCGCTATGTGTTACCTCGGTCACACATGCTGCTACTGAATCGAGCGGGAGCTCTGAAAAGCCGAAAAGTGTTCTCCAGAAGTTCAACAGTCATGTGGCCAGCGTCAAACATTCACACGCATCCCTATGTTGGGGCTAAAAAGTTCACCGACACCGAGAATGACTACGCGCGGGAGATTCTGCTGAGCAGCATCGTAGCAGCGCCCAATGTGGTTGCGGCTCTTAGAGCTCCCGAGAGCACTCAgcaatttgatgaaattattgACTGGGAACCGCTCTCCGATCGGGAACTGCTGGATCAGTTCCATCAAGTGGTAGAGATTTGCGCACGCGACGACGAGCTTTGCATTTCCGATGAGCGCTTCGACAGTTTTGTGCACTCATTCGTTAGCAAAATGCCACAGTTCGACGAAGAACAATTAGTTGAGACACTGAAGCTCCTGGTGAAACTGGGACCAACTCCAAATATTAATACGAGGAATTATTCCCAAATATGGGAAGCTACTGACAAGGCATGCCTCGCGAAAGTGCCCAGTTGGAATACAGAGAAGCTTCTCTTCATGGCTGACCAGTGGTATCCATTGAGACTCGCCAAAGTAGGAAAATTTGTTGGTAAAGCTGTTTTTAAGATAAGTAGTAAGCTGCGGAAGCTGAACAAAGATGATTTGGTGCGGACGGTGTTCTATATAAATTTGACGAGGGTTCCGGTGGAAAATATGATTGATATCGAGCTCAATCTGAAGAACAATTTCTACCGTTTTGACATTGACGATCTAGCAATTCTTTGTATGGGATTTTTCAAAACACAGACTCCTATCAGGAGCGTTGaacttatttctaaaatttatcAGCTCACTATGCACAATGCATCAACTGTGAAAGATATAAGTTTAGCAGCTATTCTGAAGCTCCTTCGATATTCTTCGAGAATTCCACATGCTCAGTGTATGGAACAGTTTCTTACTGTATTTACTCCGGAAGTACCCAGGATATCCCTCTTCTGCTGTCTTCATTTGGCTTTACTAGGAAGCGACATCCATCTTGGTCATCAGCCCTGTCTGGAAGCTGTAATTGAGCGGTTTATCAAAGATATAAAGCTGTTACGACTTAAAGATATGGAACGAATTGCATTCGCTATTGCCCAGAACAATATGACACATACCGACAACAGGGATATTACGTTATTGAGTGCAATCCTCGATGAGATGCCATCTCGAATCGACGAAATTACAACTTACCCAAAAAGTTACCTAACCCTGTTGCACTTCCTCACGTTGAAAGACGTCTACCGCGAGGAGCTGATTACGGCCGCATTCGAGCCTCGCTTCCTCCACATGACCTACGGCCGCAACGTTGCCAGCGCGGGTCGTGAGGTCATCTCATTGGATGGATATCTGCGGATCAATTTGCGCGATGGCGGCAAATACAGTGGAAATTACTTCCCAGAGAAACAGTTCAAAATCATCGCAAAAATGACACAGGACTATATTCCCAGCAGGGAATACCGGTTGTCCAAGTCGGACCGGATGTTGCTGGAAATCCTGGAGACACTACAGAAGCGACACAAATTCGCGCACATCACTCATCTACTGCCGCACTATCAACGGCCGGATGTTGCGCTGCTGTGGGATTCCAACCAGAGGCAGCTTCTGGATGTGGCATCCCGATGTCCGAAGCAGTACTCGGGGAATATTTTGAGCCGGCAGTTCCTGCTGAAAGACGACTCGGACAGGCAGGAGCTCAAGTTGATCTCCATCGTCGCTGGGTCGTGGAATTGCTACATTCGAGGACAGGATCGAGTGACGGGGGGTTTTGCAATGAAACTGAAACAGCTACGGTTGATCGGTTTCGAGCCGGTAGTG ATACCGTGGTATGAGTGGCCAATCAATTCAGAGGAAGCCATGGACACTTATCTTTTTGAAAAGCTCAATCCGTTATTGGAACAGCAATAG